A single window of Ananas comosus cultivar F153 linkage group 17, ASM154086v1, whole genome shotgun sequence DNA harbors:
- the LOC109723476 gene encoding transcription factor ICE1-like isoform X1 gives MAGCPELSSLAQFPAGPSSVSPFGQLGFDCFENSPFLSRNKVLRPLEIFPPVGAQPTLFQKRAAAALRQSSATTEEKGGSLWLRSGIMDEESEKKRRGGTEEDEELDEGSIDGSGLIYDSDDAIAENAKGEENARNGTSGGGGNNSNATSTVTGSGDQKGKKKGLPAKNLMAERRRRKKLNDRLYMLRSVVPKISKMDRASILGDAIEYLKELLQKINDLHNELESTPSTSSLPPSSTATTPTSFHPLTPTLPTLPSRVKEELCPSSLPSPNSQSARVEVKLREGRAVNVHMFCARRPGLLLSAMRALDGLGLDIQQAVISCFNGFAMDIFRAEQCKDGPGVLPEEIKAVLLQSAGFHTVM, from the exons ATGGCCGGTTGCCCCGAACTGAGCTCCTTAGCTCAATTCCCCGCCGGCCCGAGCTCCGTCTCGCCGTTCGGGCAATTGGGCTTCGATTGCTTCGAGAATTCGCCCTTCCTGAGCCGCAATAAGGTTCTTCGGCCGCTGGAAATCTTCCCGCCGGTCGGTGCGCAGCCGACTCTTTTCCAGAAAAGGGCTGCCGCCGCGCTGAGGCAGAGCTCGGCGACGACCGAGGAGAAAGGCGGTAGCTTGTGGTTGCGAAGTGGCATTATGGACGAGGAGAGTGAGAAGAAGCGGAGAGGAGGGACCGAAGAGGATGAGGAGTTGGATGAGGGGAGCATTGACGGGTCGGGTTTGATCTACGATTCGGACGATGCCATTGCGGAGAATGCGAAGGGCGAGGAGAATGCTAGAAATGGTACTAGTGGTGGGGGAGGGAATAATTCGAATGCTACTAGTACGGTAACAGGGAGCGGAGAccagaaggggaagaagaaggggCTTCcggcaaagaatttgatggccgagaggaggagaaggaagaagctCAATGACCGGCTCTACATGCTTCGATCGGTCGTCCCAAAGATAAGCAAG ATGGATAGAGCATCCATTTTGGGTGATGCAATTGAGTACCTAAAGGAACTTCTGCAAAAGATCAACGACCTCCACAATGAGCTCGAGTCGACACCTTCAACTTCGTCATTGCCTCCCTCTTCTACAGCAACAACACCGACAAGCTTTCATCCTTTGACACCCACACTGCCTACCTTACCTTCTCGAGTAAAGGAGGAGCTCTGCCCTAGTTCGTTGCCTAGCCCTAATAGTCAATCTGCAAGG GTTGAAGTTAAGCTAAGAGAAGGGCGGGCAGTCAACGTCCATATGTTCTGCGCCCGTAGACCTGGTTTATTGCTCTCTGCCATGAGGGCACTCGATGGGCTCGGACTGGACATTCAACAAGCAGTCATCAGCTGCTTCAACGGGTTTGCCATGGATATTTTTCGAGCCGAG CAATGCAAGGATGGCCCCGGTGTTCTGCCTGAAGAGATCAAAGCCGTGCTCTTACAATCTGCAGGCTTTCACACCGTCATGTAG
- the LOC109723476 gene encoding transcription factor ICE1-like isoform X2, whose translation MAGCPELSSLAQFPAGPSSVSPFGQLGFDCFENSPFLSRNKVLRPLEIFPPVGAQPTLFQKRAAAALRQSSATTEEKGGSLWLRSGIMDEESEKKRRGGTEEDEELDEGSIDGSGLIYDSDDAIAENAKGEENARNGTSGGGGNNSNATSTVTGSGDQKGKKKGLPAKNLMAERRRRKKLNDRLYMLRSVVPKISKMDRASILGDAIEYLKELLQKINDLHNELESTPSTSSLPPSSTATTPTSFHPLTPTLPTLPSRVKEELCPSSLPSPNSQSARVEVKLREGRAVNVHMFCARRPGLLLSAMRALDGLGLDIQQAVISCFNGFAMDIFRAEGKLLKSPRPS comes from the exons ATGGCCGGTTGCCCCGAACTGAGCTCCTTAGCTCAATTCCCCGCCGGCCCGAGCTCCGTCTCGCCGTTCGGGCAATTGGGCTTCGATTGCTTCGAGAATTCGCCCTTCCTGAGCCGCAATAAGGTTCTTCGGCCGCTGGAAATCTTCCCGCCGGTCGGTGCGCAGCCGACTCTTTTCCAGAAAAGGGCTGCCGCCGCGCTGAGGCAGAGCTCGGCGACGACCGAGGAGAAAGGCGGTAGCTTGTGGTTGCGAAGTGGCATTATGGACGAGGAGAGTGAGAAGAAGCGGAGAGGAGGGACCGAAGAGGATGAGGAGTTGGATGAGGGGAGCATTGACGGGTCGGGTTTGATCTACGATTCGGACGATGCCATTGCGGAGAATGCGAAGGGCGAGGAGAATGCTAGAAATGGTACTAGTGGTGGGGGAGGGAATAATTCGAATGCTACTAGTACGGTAACAGGGAGCGGAGAccagaaggggaagaagaaggggCTTCcggcaaagaatttgatggccgagaggaggagaaggaagaagctCAATGACCGGCTCTACATGCTTCGATCGGTCGTCCCAAAGATAAGCAAG ATGGATAGAGCATCCATTTTGGGTGATGCAATTGAGTACCTAAAGGAACTTCTGCAAAAGATCAACGACCTCCACAATGAGCTCGAGTCGACACCTTCAACTTCGTCATTGCCTCCCTCTTCTACAGCAACAACACCGACAAGCTTTCATCCTTTGACACCCACACTGCCTACCTTACCTTCTCGAGTAAAGGAGGAGCTCTGCCCTAGTTCGTTGCCTAGCCCTAATAGTCAATCTGCAAGG GTTGAAGTTAAGCTAAGAGAAGGGCGGGCAGTCAACGTCCATATGTTCTGCGCCCGTAGACCTGGTTTATTGCTCTCTGCCATGAGGGCACTCGATGGGCTCGGACTGGACATTCAACAAGCAGTCATCAGCTGCTTCAACGGGTTTGCCATGGATATTTTTCGAGCCGAG GGTAAACTGCTGAAGAGCCCTCGACCTTCTTGA
- the LOC109722905 gene encoding uncharacterized protein LOC109722905, whose translation MLSRVDGMVWMGEEEERRASVGGGGGGGEEEGDSLSWTRANPNPNPNPNHNHNHNHPHGAKEDEMAGLSRFKPMLDDDDGDDDDWYLAPNPAHQPFDALPTHQHGIKGAAFATAPQHEPSLLLPPPQPGMGMGVGVGVGVXLLPLLLLILAP comes from the exons ATGCTCTCGAGGGTCGATGGAATGGTGTGGATGGGCGAAGAAGAAGAGCGAAGAGCAAGCGTAGGTGGGGGTGGAggtgggggagaggaggagggcgacTCTCTCTCCTGGACCCgagcaaaccctaaccctaaccctaaccctaaccataACCATAACCATAACCACCCCCACGGAGCCAAGGAGGACGAGATGGCGGGGCTCTCGAGGTTCAAGCCCAtgctcgacgacgacgacggcgacgacgacgactggTACCTGGCCCCGAACCCCGCCCACCAACCGTTCGACGCTTTGCCCACTCACCAACACGGCATCAAAGGCGCCGCCTTTGCTACTGCGCCGCAGCACGAGCCCTCCCTGCTCCTCCCCCCGCCCCAACCGGGCATGGGCAtgggcgtgggcgtgggcgtgggcgtggNTCTactccccctcctcctc CTTATCCTCGCTCCTTAG